The following proteins come from a genomic window of Rhizobium rhizoryzae:
- a CDS encoding ABC transporter ATP-binding protein has product MTNVVMTVDKVGKVFRRYRHELHRVLGWFSLPVGQPEERWVLRDISFTVEAGQALAIVGRNGAGKSTLLKLITGTMRATEGNIGLSGKISAILELGMGFNPDYTGRQNVFHALGLMGYQHADIAAAMEGIEAFSELGSYFDQPLRVYSSGMHMRLAFSVATAFRPDILIVDEALSVGDAYFQHKSFDRIKEFRQQGTTLILVSHDRMALLSLCDRAILLHEGAVALDGEPETVLDYYNALLGQKEAQPILTEEREDGRVQTSSGSRKVSIVEARLEDAEGGLIDTLDVGAEVAIRVKAKASEDVESLVFGYAIKDRFGQTMYGTNTYYSEQALTDVKAGEEIEFSARFRADLGVGTYSVALALVGGENHIEDNYEWRDLAIIFDVANTSKQTFDGRIYLPSAFAISRR; this is encoded by the coding sequence ATGACGAATGTAGTCATGACCGTCGACAAGGTCGGCAAGGTTTTTCGTCGCTATCGGCACGAACTGCATCGCGTTCTTGGGTGGTTTTCTCTTCCCGTCGGGCAGCCGGAAGAGCGCTGGGTTCTGCGGGATATCAGCTTTACGGTCGAGGCGGGGCAGGCGCTGGCGATTGTTGGTCGCAATGGCGCGGGCAAGAGTACGTTGCTCAAGCTGATTACCGGCACCATGCGCGCGACCGAAGGCAATATCGGTCTTTCAGGCAAGATCTCCGCCATCCTTGAACTGGGGATGGGCTTCAATCCGGATTATACCGGTCGCCAGAACGTGTTCCATGCTCTCGGCCTCATGGGCTACCAGCATGCGGATATTGCCGCGGCCATGGAAGGCATCGAGGCATTTTCCGAACTGGGAAGCTATTTCGATCAGCCGCTGCGTGTCTATTCCAGCGGCATGCATATGCGGCTTGCCTTTTCTGTCGCGACGGCATTTCGCCCGGACATTCTCATCGTCGATGAGGCTCTGTCAGTCGGTGACGCCTATTTCCAGCACAAGAGCTTCGATCGCATCAAGGAGTTCCGCCAGCAGGGCACAACCCTGATCCTTGTTTCGCATGACCGGATGGCGCTGCTCAGCCTTTGCGATCGGGCTATTCTCCTGCACGAAGGTGCCGTGGCGCTCGATGGCGAACCGGAAACCGTTCTCGACTATTACAACGCCCTTCTCGGCCAAAAGGAAGCGCAACCTATCCTCACCGAAGAGCGGGAGGATGGCCGCGTCCAGACGAGCTCCGGTTCGCGCAAGGTTTCGATTGTCGAAGCGCGGCTTGAAGATGCTGAGGGCGGCCTCATCGATACACTGGATGTGGGAGCAGAGGTCGCCATTCGCGTAAAGGCCAAAGCGAGTGAGGATGTGGAATCTCTCGTCTTCGGCTATGCGATCAAGGACCGCTTCGGCCAGACCATGTATGGCACGAACACCTATTACAGCGAGCAGGCGCTGACCGATGTGAAGGCTGGCGAAGAGATCGAGTTCTCCGCGCGCTTCAGGGCGGATCTTGGTGTAGGGACCTATTCGGTGGCTCTGGCGCTGGTGGGTGGCGAGAACCACATCGAGGATAATTATGAATGGCGCGATCTCGCCATCATCTTCGACGTTGCCAATACCAGCAAGCAGACCTTCGACGGGCGAATCTATCTGCCCTCGGCCTTTGCCATATCAAGGCGCTAG
- a CDS encoding ABC transporter permease, translated as MLNAIWNYRYFIVTSVQADFRNRVARSRLGLLWLVIAPLAQIVTYAFVLSSVMSQRLPGIDNTFAYAIYLMAGFQGWLLFVEIISRSMNVFIESGNVLKKIAFPRIALPLVVVITSVINNLIFFVVLLAVFTLAGFQMGWNVLWLPVLIAVNAAFAAGLGVTLGVLNVFIRDVGQIVPIVIQFLFWMTPIVYVKDILPPAFQSIIKANPLFWMVENYHRVMVYNTMPDLKVLGVLGFLALVFLALGFTLFRKASPEMVDVL; from the coding sequence ATGCTGAATGCCATCTGGAACTATCGATATTTCATCGTGACGTCGGTGCAGGCCGATTTCAGGAACCGCGTGGCACGCAGCCGCCTCGGCCTGTTGTGGCTCGTCATTGCGCCGCTCGCCCAGATCGTCACCTATGCCTTTGTTCTTTCGTCCGTGATGTCGCAGCGACTGCCCGGCATCGATAATACCTTTGCCTATGCCATCTACCTGATGGCCGGCTTTCAGGGCTGGTTGCTGTTTGTCGAGATCATCAGCAGAAGCATGAATGTCTTCATCGAGAGCGGCAATGTTCTGAAGAAGATCGCCTTTCCCCGCATTGCCTTGCCATTGGTCGTCGTCATCACCTCGGTCATCAACAACCTGATCTTCTTCGTTGTGCTGCTGGCTGTCTTCACGCTGGCCGGCTTCCAGATGGGTTGGAATGTCCTGTGGTTGCCGGTTCTCATTGCCGTCAATGCGGCCTTTGCCGCCGGACTTGGCGTCACGCTTGGCGTTTTGAACGTCTTTATTCGCGACGTCGGGCAGATCGTACCGATCGTTATCCAGTTCCTCTTCTGGATGACGCCGATCGTCTATGTGAAAGACATTCTGCCGCCTGCCTTCCAGTCGATCATCAAGGCCAATCCACTGTTTTGGATGGTCGAGAATTATCACCGCGTCATGGTCTACAACACCATGCCGGACCTGAAGGTGCTTGGCGTGCTTGGTTTTCTGGCACTGGTTTTCCTGGCTCTCGGCTTCACGCTCTTCCGCAAGGCAAGCCCTGAAATGGTGGATGTGCTATGA
- a CDS encoding glucosamine inositolphosphorylceramide transferase family protein, with protein sequence MLKIAGEADVCLDNLQHRLTLLGHKVSIHKGSGNPSRNILARLVLAGERKLLRLPEPTVAEGKSSNFDADLIVDLTQGSVNAQVPRLTVEINGHRDFLAALASTKTRSRHANIVAFLDGRAIAQAQPMITRQAFLSHTKDELNAAVETLLLSAIARLSAGHGHEISYSRNRLTPSFFLLHYGYDFGCAVLRKVIARLSKNHKPFYWRTAWRLTEGSGISPSRDRPDPTPFIELQDDGERFYADPFPFEHKGRFYVFVEEFPYREDKGVISVAELQDNGTLSQPRVVLREPHHLSYPNVFRHKDSIFMIPESGGAQEVVLYRAEEFPDRWIRESVLIEGANINDVTLIERDGSFFMFATEKIGKGSASDTLVVYSAPDLMGPWLPHKLNPILVDKRGARPGGCILEENGRLFLPVQDGSEVYGGGLGMREILSLNDEEVILGNVFPVTTGAAWPKKGIHTLNRCGPLEIVDSTW encoded by the coding sequence ATGTTGAAAATTGCCGGTGAGGCGGATGTTTGTTTAGACAATCTCCAGCACCGTCTGACATTATTGGGTCATAAGGTCAGTATCCATAAAGGTTCCGGCAATCCCTCTAGGAACATCCTTGCCCGCCTTGTTCTTGCGGGCGAAAGAAAGCTTTTGCGACTGCCCGAGCCTACGGTGGCGGAAGGAAAATCGTCAAATTTCGATGCTGATCTGATCGTCGATTTAACCCAGGGGTCTGTGAATGCGCAGGTGCCGCGTCTTACGGTCGAGATCAACGGCCACAGGGATTTCCTGGCAGCACTCGCCAGCACAAAGACCCGATCACGACATGCCAATATCGTAGCCTTCCTTGATGGACGCGCCATCGCGCAAGCCCAACCGATGATAACCCGGCAGGCCTTTCTGTCTCATACAAAAGATGAGTTGAACGCCGCAGTAGAAACGCTGCTGCTCAGCGCCATTGCACGCCTTTCAGCAGGCCATGGCCATGAAATCTCCTATTCTAGAAACAGGCTTACACCTTCGTTCTTTCTCCTGCACTACGGTTATGATTTTGGCTGCGCGGTGCTGCGAAAAGTAATCGCCCGATTGTCAAAGAACCATAAGCCGTTTTACTGGCGAACAGCCTGGCGACTGACAGAAGGAAGTGGCATTTCGCCTTCGCGGGATAGGCCTGACCCAACCCCCTTCATTGAATTACAGGATGATGGTGAACGCTTTTACGCAGATCCGTTTCCCTTCGAGCACAAGGGGCGTTTCTATGTTTTCGTCGAAGAGTTTCCCTATCGGGAGGACAAAGGTGTTATCAGCGTTGCGGAGCTCCAAGACAATGGAACGCTCTCGCAGCCTCGTGTCGTGCTTCGCGAACCCCACCACCTTTCCTATCCGAATGTTTTCCGACACAAGGATTCCATTTTCATGATCCCGGAGTCCGGGGGCGCGCAGGAAGTGGTTCTCTACAGAGCAGAGGAATTTCCGGATCGATGGATCAGGGAGAGTGTGCTGATCGAGGGGGCCAACATCAATGATGTGACCTTGATTGAACGCGATGGCAGCTTCTTCATGTTTGCGACCGAGAAGATCGGCAAAGGCAGCGCCTCAGATACGCTCGTCGTCTACAGTGCCCCGGATCTGATGGGGCCATGGCTGCCGCATAAACTAAATCCCATCCTGGTCGACAAACGCGGCGCACGACCGGGTGGATGCATCCTTGAAGAGAACGGCCGCCTTTTTCTGCCAGTACAGGATGGCAGTGAGGTTTATGGTGGTGGCTTGGGGATGCGCGAGATCCTCTCCCTTAACGACGAAGAGGTCATTCTCGGAAATGTCTTCCCGGTCACAACGGGTGCGGCCTGGCCAAAGAAGGGAATTCACACGCTCAATCGGTGCGGCCCATTGGAGATTGTCGATAGCACCTGGTGA
- a CDS encoding glycosyltransferase, translating into MTKSRRLVFHIPALIGGGAERVCVLIANEMARRGHEVTLFVWNGQGPNRELVDGRVRLVSLDLAAEHGRFGKILTLKGVFRTILFLRREQPDAVFSALDFANALMAVALLLARSRALFFPSYHAASQMKVGGLAYTVVNLLDRVTARRSTKAISVSNGIGQDLVQRGFEGSRVVTIYNPLPSPARRSHERYAWEDRLAEMGEGPVIITLGRLVAVKDHRTLLEAFSRLDPSRGARLVLFGDGPLRTELQDYAQSLGLSERVLFAGYVNDPAACYAAGDLFVLSSRTEGFGNVLVEALAAGIPIVSTDAPHGPREILKDGTFGTLVPVADPGALAQAMTSALDASHDIEALKRRSRDFDVTTIGEDYERLLAP; encoded by the coding sequence GTGACGAAATCTCGTCGGCTCGTCTTTCATATTCCCGCCCTGATCGGTGGTGGTGCAGAACGGGTTTGTGTTCTGATTGCCAATGAAATGGCCCGCCGAGGTCATGAGGTCACTCTTTTCGTCTGGAACGGCCAAGGCCCCAACCGGGAACTGGTCGACGGGAGAGTGCGGTTGGTCAGCCTTGATCTTGCGGCGGAGCACGGACGGTTCGGCAAGATACTCACCCTGAAAGGTGTGTTCCGGACAATCCTTTTCCTGCGCCGCGAACAACCGGATGCCGTTTTTTCAGCGCTGGATTTTGCTAATGCCCTGATGGCTGTGGCGCTGTTGTTAGCAAGATCCAGGGCTCTGTTTTTTCCCTCGTATCACGCCGCTTCACAGATGAAGGTTGGCGGCCTCGCCTATACGGTGGTCAATCTCCTCGACCGGGTGACGGCAAGGCGCAGCACCAAGGCAATCAGCGTTTCGAATGGAATAGGACAAGATCTCGTTCAGCGTGGCTTTGAAGGAAGCAGGGTTGTCACGATCTACAATCCCCTGCCCTCCCCGGCGCGGCGCAGCCATGAGCGTTATGCCTGGGAAGACAGGCTTGCCGAAATGGGTGAAGGCCCCGTTATCATCACGCTTGGCCGGTTGGTTGCCGTGAAGGATCATCGAACCCTCCTTGAGGCATTCAGTCGACTGGATCCTTCAAGGGGTGCTCGGCTGGTTCTTTTCGGGGACGGTCCTCTACGCACAGAACTGCAGGACTATGCGCAGTCTCTTGGACTATCCGAGCGCGTTCTCTTCGCTGGCTATGTGAATGATCCGGCAGCCTGCTATGCGGCGGGTGACCTCTTCGTTCTCTCCTCCAGAACCGAAGGCTTTGGCAATGTCCTGGTCGAGGCATTGGCCGCGGGCATTCCGATCGTATCGACAGATGCGCCCCACGGCCCGCGAGAAATCCTGAAGGATGGCACATTCGGAACTCTTGTGCCTGTCGCAGACCCGGGCGCACTAGCGCAGGCAATGACCTCTGCTCTTGATGCCTCGCACGACATCGAGGCTCTCAAGCGCCGATCTCGCGATTTCGACGTCACGACCATTGGCGAGGATTATGAAAGGCTGCTAGCGCCTTGA
- a CDS encoding VpsF family polysaccharide biosynthesis protein (VpsF, distantly related to oligosaccharide ligases, is encoded next to the probable flippase VpsE.): MTDERMISASRQNAVELAFLLLTVTALLLRLFVPNLLLDLFVSYTSEGGNFLVKFHLAAYAIVLVLFGSLFARPFVLQGSDIALFKSFIVCSGLIVCLTAFIVVTNGFGATGFLIDTYLIAMLAGLLLISQSREARYRIGEIILIVMILSAALGIVEMVFQQRLMPFSEGEPVFRPTGLTGHPLSLGSQTVLAIGFLTLTRWRLWIKVAIVLVLFVGLAAAGARLAMLAGAAQIVLLLYFSSWSGLSKQQEKKIKFFAILFVLILGSVLIVGLFAAGFLSRFGGSLFDENFMARVRIYQVFSLVTWRDIFSGMDANVLLALVREKLDLPFIESAPVYIILTLGLPAALGFTYIIVKYFKALLTEVPVQAKIAGLTYIIVNLSNNGLATKTPDIIFLTVLVVAFRHAGSSIPAVYGDRYFHQVLSTISNGPHRLSV, from the coding sequence ATGACCGATGAGCGGATGATCTCCGCAAGCCGCCAGAACGCTGTCGAACTGGCCTTTCTGTTATTGACAGTCACGGCATTGTTGCTGCGTCTTTTCGTTCCCAACCTTCTGCTCGATCTATTCGTGAGCTACACGAGCGAAGGCGGCAATTTCCTGGTGAAGTTCCATCTCGCAGCTTATGCAATCGTGCTCGTCCTGTTCGGATCGCTCTTTGCAAGGCCTTTCGTGCTGCAGGGATCAGACATTGCCCTTTTCAAGAGTTTCATTGTCTGTAGCGGCCTGATCGTTTGTCTGACGGCTTTCATCGTTGTCACAAACGGCTTTGGTGCCACCGGCTTTTTAATCGATACCTATCTGATTGCGATGCTGGCCGGATTGCTGCTCATCAGTCAAAGCCGGGAGGCACGCTACAGAATCGGAGAAATCATTCTCATCGTCATGATCCTGAGCGCTGCTCTGGGCATTGTCGAAATGGTGTTTCAGCAGCGTCTCATGCCGTTTAGTGAAGGAGAGCCGGTCTTTCGACCGACAGGTTTGACGGGGCATCCCCTTTCCCTCGGCTCACAGACTGTTCTTGCGATTGGTTTCTTGACGCTCACACGCTGGCGGCTTTGGATCAAGGTTGCCATTGTGCTTGTGCTGTTCGTCGGCCTTGCAGCTGCTGGCGCTCGCCTTGCCATGCTCGCCGGGGCGGCTCAAATCGTTCTTTTGCTTTACTTTTCTTCATGGAGCGGTCTTTCAAAGCAGCAGGAAAAGAAGATCAAGTTTTTCGCTATTCTGTTCGTTCTGATCCTGGGAAGCGTACTGATTGTCGGGCTTTTTGCTGCAGGTTTCCTCAGCCGATTTGGAGGAAGCCTGTTTGACGAGAACTTCATGGCGCGCGTGCGCATCTACCAGGTCTTCAGTCTGGTCACATGGCGCGATATCTTTTCAGGCATGGACGCAAATGTTCTATTGGCGCTGGTTCGGGAAAAGCTGGACCTGCCTTTCATCGAAAGTGCGCCCGTCTATATCATTCTGACGCTTGGTCTGCCCGCAGCGCTCGGCTTTACCTATATCATCGTCAAATATTTCAAGGCTCTTTTGACGGAGGTACCGGTTCAGGCAAAGATTGCAGGCCTTACCTATATCATCGTGAACCTGTCCAATAACGGACTGGCGACGAAGACACCGGATATCATCTTTCTGACTGTTCTGGTGGTCGCTTTCCGCCATGCAGGATCATCAATACCTGCAGTGTATGGGGATCGATATTTTCACCAGGTGCTATCGACAATCTCCAATGGGCCGCACCGATTGAGCGTGTGA
- a CDS encoding GumC family protein, translating into MSALKRDPTARTSHASSLLNYEMSAHSAGSQQLEIDRQGAPVTLEKVGDFLEVDLRRVYVWLKAGLKLTIASSLIFAFLAASYGLLATRYYSVSTDVLIEPSNFQVINNDLYAQPAQQGEGQRFVISNRARLMTSGNVLARVVESLRLGEDTEFYKPSSAGLLSSIFGSSTSNSKPDPNLAALKVLQTKISLNLDDRSFVARLSVTAQSTDKAIAISKAIIEAFNAELANTESETAGRAAKALDDRLTDLKKDALTAEEAVEAYKRTHGLTTGENGQLVSSQTMSQTNTQILAARTRMIDAQANYNALIRASDSSAATIPVVSDTLRDLKLRAAVLEQQLSSQQMIYGLRHPSIARTQSELNSVREQIKNELQRAANAAKADLDKANEALKNLSSNMVELKSSAFNDAQSQVELRDLQREASAKTQIYESFLVRVRQISERELITTDTVRIVTPPLPPNGRSWPPGTAVLFVIGAFLGLLFGLSLSVIRGIYVDMRSNHSARAHQ; encoded by the coding sequence ATGTCTGCTCTCAAGCGAGATCCAACAGCGCGCACTTCGCACGCTTCCTCCTTGCTCAACTATGAGATGAGCGCTCATTCCGCTGGCTCTCAGCAGCTTGAAATTGACCGACAGGGTGCGCCTGTCACCCTCGAAAAGGTAGGCGACTTTCTAGAAGTAGATCTTCGCCGGGTTTACGTCTGGTTGAAAGCAGGTCTCAAGCTCACCATCGCCAGCAGCCTTATTTTTGCATTTCTGGCGGCGAGCTATGGGCTTCTAGCAACTCGTTATTATTCCGTCAGTACCGATGTCCTGATCGAGCCTTCCAATTTTCAGGTCATCAATAACGATCTCTATGCACAACCTGCGCAACAGGGCGAAGGACAGCGATTTGTCATTTCCAACCGCGCGCGTCTGATGACGTCAGGCAATGTTCTTGCGCGCGTTGTGGAAAGCTTGAGATTGGGCGAAGACACCGAATTCTATAAACCCTCCAGCGCAGGGCTTCTTTCCTCCATCTTTGGCAGCAGCACATCCAACAGCAAGCCGGATCCCAATCTGGCGGCACTCAAGGTTCTTCAAACGAAGATTTCGCTCAATCTAGACGATCGTTCCTTTGTGGCACGATTGTCCGTGACAGCTCAGTCCACAGACAAGGCGATTGCAATTTCCAAGGCAATCATCGAAGCCTTCAATGCTGAACTTGCCAATACGGAGTCCGAAACGGCGGGTAGAGCCGCCAAGGCATTGGATGACCGCCTGACCGACCTGAAGAAGGACGCCCTTACGGCGGAAGAAGCTGTTGAAGCCTATAAGCGGACCCATGGGCTGACGACGGGCGAAAATGGACAACTCGTCAGTTCGCAAACAATGTCGCAGACGAATACGCAGATTCTGGCCGCCCGCACGCGGATGATCGATGCCCAGGCCAATTACAATGCTCTCATTCGAGCCAGCGACAGCTCTGCCGCCACCATACCCGTAGTTTCTGACACATTGCGCGACCTGAAGCTGCGGGCTGCTGTTCTGGAACAACAGTTAAGCTCTCAGCAAATGATCTACGGCTTGCGCCATCCCTCGATTGCCCGCACGCAAAGCGAACTCAATTCGGTGCGCGAACAGATCAAGAATGAGCTTCAGCGCGCAGCAAACGCAGCCAAGGCGGATCTGGACAAAGCCAATGAGGCCCTGAAGAACCTTAGCTCCAACATGGTCGAACTGAAGAGCTCCGCCTTCAACGATGCTCAGTCACAGGTCGAACTTCGCGATCTCCAACGAGAGGCATCGGCCAAAACCCAGATCTACGAAAGCTTTCTGGTTCGTGTCCGGCAGATCTCGGAGCGGGAATTGATTACGACAGACACCGTTCGGATCGTTACACCCCCACTGCCTCCGAATGGTCGATCATGGCCCCCCGGCACAGCTGTACTTTTCGTTATCGGAGCATTTCTAGGGCTGCTGTTCGGTCTTAGCCTTTCAGTCATCCGCGGTATATATGTCGACATGCGATCGAACCATTCGGCAAGGGCGCATCAGTGA
- a CDS encoding nucleotide sugar dehydrogenase, whose product MKVAIFGLGYVGFTAMCCIAADGHSVVGFDVSEKKVLGIRAGHPPIIEAGLEEMLQSGLTKGLISAHTKIGNRLADVDLAIVCVGTPSAPDGSHNMTYVAEVSRQIASAVKSARRSTPLVVAYRSTIRPGTIEGLIAPIFRAELGADFDASVEIVYHPEFLREGSAVKDYFDPPKIVVGTADGQPNECLALLNRNIKAPTFVVNYGEAELTKFVDNTWHALKVAFANEVGRVCLQLGLSASKVSEIFLSDTKLNISSYYMRPGGAFGGSCLPKDVRAFQYIAADCGAHTHVVDSLLRSNEAHKYRLYQYAANGLKPGGRVLLVGLAFKANTDDLRESPNIDLARAFLRDGYDLHVFDPAIDATKLVGANLGYAYTQIPTLSKLLVDKATAETTAYDRIVVTNATGKLLDLADKANIVEIAHLP is encoded by the coding sequence ATGAAAGTAGCGATTTTTGGCCTGGGCTACGTCGGGTTTACTGCCATGTGCTGCATCGCGGCAGACGGACATTCGGTCGTCGGTTTTGATGTCAGTGAAAAAAAGGTTTTGGGAATTCGAGCCGGACATCCTCCGATCATCGAAGCAGGTCTTGAAGAAATGCTGCAATCGGGCCTCACCAAGGGCTTGATCTCCGCCCATACGAAGATCGGCAACCGTCTAGCCGATGTCGACCTCGCGATCGTTTGCGTCGGAACGCCAAGTGCGCCGGATGGCTCCCACAATATGACCTATGTTGCGGAAGTTTCACGCCAGATTGCCTCGGCTGTCAAATCAGCTCGCCGCAGTACGCCTCTGGTTGTTGCCTATCGTTCGACAATTCGTCCCGGCACTATAGAGGGACTGATCGCGCCGATCTTCCGGGCTGAACTGGGCGCTGATTTCGACGCTTCCGTCGAAATTGTCTACCATCCTGAGTTCCTGCGTGAAGGTTCGGCCGTCAAGGATTACTTCGATCCGCCCAAGATTGTGGTGGGGACCGCCGACGGACAGCCCAATGAGTGCCTCGCTCTTCTCAACCGGAACATCAAGGCACCAACGTTCGTGGTGAACTACGGTGAAGCGGAACTCACCAAATTCGTGGACAATACCTGGCACGCGCTGAAAGTCGCCTTCGCCAATGAGGTGGGCCGCGTCTGTCTTCAGCTTGGTTTGAGCGCATCGAAGGTCAGTGAGATCTTTCTTTCAGACACCAAGCTGAACATTTCGAGCTATTACATGCGCCCCGGCGGTGCCTTTGGCGGCTCCTGTCTGCCCAAGGATGTGCGTGCCTTTCAATATATTGCAGCTGACTGCGGCGCCCACACGCATGTTGTGGATTCGCTCCTGCGCTCGAACGAGGCACACAAGTATCGGCTTTATCAGTACGCCGCGAATGGCTTGAAGCCAGGGGGCAGAGTGCTTCTCGTAGGGCTGGCCTTCAAGGCCAATACCGACGACTTGCGTGAGAGCCCGAACATCGATCTGGCGCGCGCTTTCCTGCGCGACGGCTATGACCTGCATGTGTTTGATCCCGCAATTGATGCCACCAAGCTGGTCGGTGCCAATCTGGGCTATGCCTATACGCAAATTCCGACCCTCTCAAAGCTTCTTGTCGACAAGGCAACCGCTGAGACGACCGCCTACGACCGCATCGTCGTAACCAACGCTACGGGCAAGCTGCTCGACCTCGCAGACAAGGCAAACATCGTCGAGATCGCACACCTGCCTTGA
- a CDS encoding glycosyltransferase family 4 protein: MNVNQTWKTSTSFGPVLAGRKILIVVENLPVPFDRRVWQEARTLQKSGAQVSIICPMGKGYTERYQLLEGIHIYRHPMPLEADGALGYLLEYSAALFWETVLSWKILFKHGFDTIQGCNPPDLIFLIAWQFKLLGKRYIFDHHDINPELFEAKFGKRGLFWRLLRMCEWLTFKAADVVISTNESYRKIAIERGGKKPEDVFVVRSGPDLNRVKAVEPNLSLKNGRDYLVGYLGVMGDQEGIDLLLQSVAHLVHTKGRQDIQFALVGGGPALDSLKCMAHQLGVSDYVTFTGRAPDQVLFEVLSTSDVCVNPDRVNPMNDKSTMNKILEYMAIGKPIVQFDVTEGRYSAQAASLYAKANDPIDFADKIEELLANPEKRAYMGGFGKRRVETEMAWTYEIPKLLSAYKAAKRA, translated from the coding sequence ATGAATGTCAACCAGACATGGAAAACAAGCACTAGCTTCGGGCCTGTTCTGGCTGGTCGCAAGATCCTGATCGTCGTTGAAAATCTGCCTGTCCCGTTCGATCGGCGGGTCTGGCAGGAAGCGCGCACATTGCAGAAATCAGGCGCGCAGGTTTCCATCATCTGTCCGATGGGGAAGGGGTATACCGAGCGTTACCAGTTGCTCGAAGGTATTCATATCTATCGCCATCCCATGCCACTCGAGGCAGACGGTGCTCTGGGTTATCTCCTGGAGTATTCTGCAGCCCTGTTCTGGGAGACGGTGCTATCGTGGAAGATACTCTTCAAGCACGGCTTCGATACCATCCAGGGCTGCAATCCGCCGGATCTGATCTTCCTTATCGCATGGCAGTTCAAGCTGTTGGGAAAACGCTATATATTCGATCATCACGATATCAATCCGGAGTTGTTCGAAGCCAAGTTCGGCAAGCGCGGTCTATTCTGGCGGTTGCTGCGCATGTGCGAATGGCTGACATTCAAGGCGGCGGATGTGGTCATCTCCACCAATGAAAGCTATCGCAAGATTGCGATCGAGCGGGGCGGCAAGAAGCCGGAAGATGTTTTCGTCGTTCGCAGTGGGCCGGACCTCAACCGAGTTAAGGCGGTCGAGCCGAACCTCAGCCTCAAGAATGGCCGCGATTATCTTGTTGGCTATCTGGGTGTCATGGGAGACCAGGAAGGGATTGATCTGCTTCTGCAGTCCGTTGCGCATCTGGTTCACACCAAGGGACGGCAGGACATTCAGTTCGCATTGGTGGGCGGTGGTCCCGCACTCGATAGCCTGAAATGCATGGCTCATCAGTTGGGCGTCAGCGACTACGTCACCTTTACCGGCCGCGCACCGGATCAGGTCCTGTTCGAGGTCCTGTCTACATCTGACGTCTGCGTCAATCCGGATCGGGTCAATCCGATGAACGACAAGTCGACGATGAACAAGATCCTTGAATATATGGCAATCGGAAAGCCGATCGTACAGTTTGATGTCACGGAAGGCCGTTACAGCGCACAGGCAGCTTCCTTGTATGCGAAGGCGAATGATCCGATCGATTTTGCCGACAAGATTGAAGAGCTTTTGGCTAATCCCGAAAAGCGCGCCTATATGGGCGGGTTCGGAAAGCGTCGGGTTGAGACGGAAATGGCCTGGACTTATGAGATTCCTAAACTTCTGAGTGCCTATAAGGCTGCAAAGCGCGCCTAA